From Hartmannibacter diazotrophicus, a single genomic window includes:
- a CDS encoding alpha/beta fold hydrolase, translating into MAGKSPFDLAFLAFGLPMLTGQAMMSSMWRGMTGLNDRGQPAGGQEPQWASEQRIALQLDAVTLRDFSGTTPDEPATESPSPGVIPTLVLAPYSLHNAAVADIAPGHSLMATLRDEGLARLFLVDWHSATRSMRYRTIDDCLADLNVLVDSVGTPVDLVGLCQGGWLGLIYAARFPGKVRRIVLAGAPIDLQAGSSRFSALAASVPLHVFEEFVNHEDGLVLGEDVHAFWSAHEDEAAVARQSLQIGEAGSSDDAELALDAYAAWNRSPINLPGAYYLDVVHRIFHENQLVGGSFVALGRTIDLGAVRSPVYMLAAGQDDTVAREQIFATEHLVGTPGEKIAKAIAPGNHLSLMMGQKMLREVWPKIVRWLRAPSVQTVPAKPKPAAAAPRRRNRTARER; encoded by the coding sequence ATGGCCGGCAAGTCCCCCTTCGATCTGGCCTTTCTCGCCTTCGGCCTGCCCATGCTGACCGGACAGGCGATGATGTCCTCGATGTGGCGCGGGATGACCGGCCTGAACGACCGGGGGCAGCCTGCCGGCGGACAGGAGCCCCAATGGGCGAGCGAGCAACGGATCGCGCTTCAACTCGATGCGGTCACGTTGCGCGATTTCTCAGGCACGACGCCGGACGAGCCGGCAACCGAGAGCCCCTCTCCGGGCGTCATTCCGACCCTCGTCCTGGCGCCCTACTCCCTGCACAATGCGGCTGTCGCCGACATCGCGCCCGGCCACAGCCTGATGGCCACACTGCGCGACGAGGGGCTGGCCCGACTGTTTCTGGTGGACTGGCACTCGGCAACCAGGTCCATGCGCTACCGGACGATCGACGACTGCCTGGCCGATCTCAATGTCCTCGTCGACAGCGTCGGCACGCCGGTCGATCTCGTCGGCCTTTGTCAGGGCGGCTGGCTCGGCCTCATCTATGCGGCGCGCTTTCCTGGCAAGGTGCGGCGGATCGTTCTTGCCGGCGCGCCGATCGACCTTCAGGCAGGATCATCGAGGTTTTCCGCGCTTGCCGCCTCCGTGCCCCTGCATGTGTTCGAAGAGTTCGTCAACCATGAGGACGGGCTGGTGCTCGGCGAGGATGTGCATGCCTTCTGGTCCGCGCATGAGGATGAGGCGGCCGTTGCCCGGCAATCGCTGCAGATCGGCGAGGCGGGGTCTTCCGACGATGCCGAGCTCGCCCTTGACGCCTATGCGGCGTGGAACCGGTCACCCATCAATCTTCCCGGCGCCTACTATCTCGATGTCGTGCATCGGATCTTTCACGAAAATCAGCTCGTGGGCGGCAGTTTCGTCGCCCTCGGCAGGACAATCGATCTCGGCGCCGTCAGGTCGCCGGTCTACATGCTTGCAGCCGGGCAGGACGACACCGTGGCCAGGGAACAGATCTTCGCCACGGAACATCTGGTCGGCACGCCCGGGGAGAAGATCGCCAAGGCAATCGCGCCGGGCAACCATCTCAGCCTGATGATGGGGCAGAAGATGCTCCGCGAGGTCTGGCCCAAGATTGTCCGCTGGCTCAGGGCGCCATCCGTCCAAACCGTGCCAGCCAAGCCGAAACCGGCCGCCGCCGCTCCAAGGCGCAGGAACAGGACGGCCCGCGAACGGTGA